The proteins below come from a single Prochlorococcus marinus CUG1415 genomic window:
- a CDS encoding protochlorophyllide reductase, translating into MNMNNKGLVLITGTTSGVGLNTLKPLLRFGWEVIAVNRSNKRAITIAEEFLTKEEIKNVHFIEIDLSDLDDVRKGCDEILERFENPINSLICNAAVYKPRLKRPERSPQGFENSMAVNHFGHFLMINLLMENILSSEREIVLNGKSTVFKPRITVLGTVTANYSELGGRIPIPAPADLGDLSGFKNGFLSPISMANGKRFKPGKAYKDSKLCNMVTVQELSKRYPAEKIIVNSLYPGCVADTKLFRDTPWIFRFLFPLFQKFITKGYVSQRLSGERVAQVATFKEYAKPSVHWSWGNRQKTGRKAFSQQLSKRIIDTQTSQQTYDLTKKLVGLN; encoded by the coding sequence GTGAATATGAACAATAAGGGTTTAGTCCTAATAACAGGAACAACTTCAGGAGTTGGATTAAATACTCTAAAACCTCTATTGAGGTTTGGATGGGAGGTTATAGCTGTTAATAGATCAAATAAAAGAGCTATAACAATAGCTGAGGAATTCTTGACAAAAGAGGAAATTAAAAATGTTCACTTTATAGAAATAGATCTTTCTGACTTGGATGATGTAAGAAAAGGTTGCGATGAAATATTGGAAAGATTTGAAAACCCAATAAATTCTCTTATTTGTAATGCAGCAGTTTATAAGCCGAGACTAAAGAGGCCTGAAAGATCTCCTCAGGGTTTTGAAAACTCTATGGCAGTTAATCATTTTGGTCATTTTCTTATGATAAACCTGCTTATGGAAAATATTTTATCTTCGGAAAGAGAAATTGTCCTAAATGGTAAATCTACTGTATTCAAGCCAAGAATTACAGTATTAGGAACTGTCACTGCTAATTATTCAGAACTTGGAGGGAGAATTCCCATTCCTGCCCCAGCTGATCTAGGAGATTTATCTGGATTTAAAAATGGCTTTTTATCTCCAATAAGTATGGCGAATGGAAAGAGATTCAAACCTGGTAAGGCTTATAAGGATAGTAAACTTTGCAATATGGTGACAGTTCAGGAATTATCAAAAAGATATCCTGCAGAGAAAATTATTGTTAATTCTCTCTATCCTGGATGTGTCGCGGACACTAAACTTTTTAGAGATACACCTTGGATATTTAGATTTCTTTTCCCCCTATTTCAGAAATTCATAACAAAAGGATATGTGTCACAAAGATTGTCAGGAGAGAGGGTTGCTCAGGTGGCAACCTTTAAAGAATATGCTAAACCATCAGTCCATTGGAGCTGGGGAAATCGTCAAAAAACTGGCAGAAAAGCTTTTTCTCAACAGTTGTCTAAAAGAATAATTGATACGCAGACCTCTCAACAAACTTATGATCTAACAAAAAAATTAGTTGGATTAAATTAA
- the psaM gene encoding photosystem I reaction center subunit XII yields the protein MEPTQTINLIALSLIVVMHAGVLALRLGISLGRN from the coding sequence ATGGAGCCAACCCAAACAATAAATTTAATTGCACTAAGCCTAATAGTAGTTATGCATGCTGGAGTTTTAGCACTAAGGCTAGGAATAAGTTTAGGTAGAAACTAA
- a CDS encoding lipoyl protein ligase domain-containing protein — MGIGNQALIFSTSNLPGFDQMALDLNSLDQTISNPEIIFTLRFYYWTGDWLSIGYHQKEIPPHWEKLLSDGEINIVRRPSGGGAVLHSGGITYALTFKKTYYKILSYEMVNNWLIKSFRELGLNLQNGNLRTSPITSNCFGSSLISDLVDQDGFKRIGSAQYRKNGAFLQHGEIQTKPSKDLWFKLFKEEAPPKINLGLTNDEIVQHLRNSFLENKSNIKFKNVAIDNKNIKKF, encoded by the coding sequence TTGGGAATAGGAAATCAAGCTTTAATTTTTTCGACAAGTAATTTACCTGGATTCGATCAAATGGCTTTAGATTTAAATTCTTTAGATCAGACAATTTCAAATCCTGAAATAATTTTCACATTGAGATTCTACTATTGGACTGGAGATTGGCTTTCAATTGGCTATCACCAAAAGGAAATTCCTCCGCACTGGGAAAAATTATTATCCGATGGGGAAATTAACATTGTAAGGCGTCCTTCTGGAGGGGGAGCAGTTTTGCATTCAGGAGGCATAACATATGCATTAACATTTAAAAAAACTTACTATAAAATCCTTAGTTATGAAATGGTAAATAATTGGTTAATTAAGAGTTTTAGAGAATTAGGTCTAAATTTACAAAATGGTAATTTACGAACATCACCTATAACATCTAATTGTTTTGGGTCTTCATTAATTTCTGATTTGGTTGATCAAGATGGGTTCAAGAGGATAGGAAGTGCACAATATCGTAAAAATGGGGCATTTCTGCAACATGGAGAGATTCAAACAAAACCTTCAAAAGATTTATGGTTCAAATTATTTAAAGAAGAAGCTCCACCAAAAATAAATCTGGGCCTCACAAATGATGAAATAGTTCAACATTTAAGAAATTCATTCCTAGAGAATAAATCAAATATAAAGTTCAAAAATGTAGCCATAGATAATAAAAATATTAAAAAATTTTAA